The nucleotide sequence ttgaccaataagagacgagctcggctggggCGAGGCGGCTCAGACAACGAGCGCACGAATCTCGCcactcattggccactgtttttcgtcaataactcttaaacaaagccgcgggttgcgtttttgctaaggaaaaagttacttcaaataacgtcaggaacctcccatttccggattgcgagaaatttttgggacactctgtatatgtgTGTATAGTATGTGCGTATGTAGCATTTAGGCGACTACGGGGAGCAAGACGCGCGGGGGGTGTCAGGAAGCGTAGTCCTCGCAATCCTCATTTTGCAGGCTGGTTAATTCTGCACCCTGACATAAAGGAATTTACTCCTTTGTTCGGGAGGAAAGCGACCTCGCCAGGATTATCCACGGGAGGATTCACAGGTGGAGGTGGTTGGTGAAAGCTGCTATACCCAAAATTCGCTAGGTAGGTTTTCAACGAGAGGTCAGTTTATCTGACGGATGGATGGTCCATCTGACGGAAAACCCTCGATAGTTGCTTTATAGTTTCGTATACGTGAGACCCCCAGGCCCCTTGTCCTTCCCCCCGTTTTGCCTAGCTGTATGCGGAGTCTCGAAGCTCGGGTCGTACTAGGACCACCGTCAGATAACTATGTACATACTTCCACAAAACGAATCGGTTTCTGCGAAAGCAGCTTGACAAGACGCGGCAGGGGTAAAGGGCCTGGTGGGGTCCCGCATATACTAAACTATGTATAGAGCAACTGTCGAAAATTTTACACTCAGACGGACACTCTGTTGCTAATGTAGAAGCAAAAATATACAGCGATAAGAAAAAATGAGATattaccttttaaaacggtataacttttttgaaattaGACtcaacgacttgaatttttttcagcTGATGAGAGGTATaatttactagacaatgactaaaataccttcttttaattttactattacttggaatgacaagaaaACAATAAAGAACTCATGATCTTTTCTAGTCTAGCTACAGCTATtggaaaatgtaaaaattacgtTTTTGgtgaaaaactgcgattttcgcgatctttaattgtttacagcacGTATCAGGGTCACTACTAAGATTTACAAATTgtactttttaaattttcgttagaagttccaataaataaaattaaaagcagaagttttttattttctttttgttaTTCCAAGGAGTAGCAAGATTGCAgcaagtattttagtcattgcgcAGTAAACTAGTTCCTCCAACAttaaaacaaaattcaagtaattTGATCCAGATTGAAAGAAAGTTATACATTTTAAAAGGTAGTAACTCAGTTTTGCTCCATCGATTTTGTATCCATCGACAGTCTTCGGATGCATAATGTATTTAGGAGAACAAGAAAATCAAGTTgatgtaattaattataaatatagctAGTACTGATGCCATTTGCATTATATTTAGACGATATATGCATCAGCTGAATAAGGAAACATGATTGTAATATGTAATTGTTTAATTGTTCATgtaaatgtttatttaatgaatattatcattataattcGTGATTTAAGGTATTAATGTACAGAATATATAATTtagttattaatatatatattaataactaaactatttatactataattatattataaattttattatatgtgGGACtgtttatattacaatatagataataatatttataagagATAAGTTAATAAGTAATATCAATATTTACATTAAGTAAATATTTTACAAGAAGATAAAATAATTAAGGTTTTTAATATCTAGTCCTATGTACGATATTGTAATGTGAATTCCATGATACACAGTACTAGTTTAACATTGGAAATGTGAAGTTTTCGGAATAAATTCGTATAAATGAGTCATGATTTTACATAGAAAGTTAATGTATCACAGGTCAACGATTGAGAATAATAAATGTTAcaaacatatattaatataaaaagtatTCATACGCTTTTTGAAACGGAATAAGTTTTTCATAATTAggccaagcgatctaaatttgTTTGGGATGTTAGAGGGATTAGTTTAGTAGACAATAgctaaaaaatcgtttttaaaaattacaattggttgaaatgataaaaaaaatgaaaaataatgtttttacaacatttttatctgagattatttaaaaaatgcatgttgcagatctcggtaacttatatataCAAGCTGAAAATTGTATTGAAATCGGTTTTTACACCACCTATAAGTAATATGCCATTATCTAATCCCAAGTAGAAGACAGTCTATTATTCATCCCATAAGGGTTGTAATTTTTCGCGCTAGCTTCAGTCTAGTTAGCATGTTCAATATTTTctgaataatcaaaattttataCTTGTGACCACGAAAAATACATATTAAAacgcatattataaatatattacaatcTGTATTTATGTAAATTTATTTCATCATCAAAAGAATTCTCGTAAAGGTTAATCGCACAACTTTTTATGCTTACTATGCTCAACAGCTTTTGGAATGCGATTTTCGATCAAATGTCAAAGGCAATACTTAATATGAAACATTTATCATCGAAATCtatgattttttatttttaacaatGTTTCTACAAAGACATTACCATTAAAGCGGAAATAAGTTGATAGATATGATAAACTATATAACGACGAGATTCTTAGCTTTTTGAATTCCGAAAAAAGAACAATACATTTCTTGGTTTTCCAAATAAATATCTGAATTGAATGAAATTCttattttgataatattataaacATAAAAGTGCCTTTGTCAGAATTTATTAAATACATTCATTTATTCATACTCATAGTATAATCAACATCTTGTTATTAGcgtatatttcttatattaaatACCGAATCGATTTCTGTTATTCTCTATTACTTTATGAAACCAGTAACAAAAGCTGAAAGCAAACAGTTTTCGTAATGATATTACGATATCTAATTCAAATTTTGTATTGTCTCGTTCACTTGTCTCTCATAGTTTGTGGGAAGCGCTGGATGAAAATATAAggtttaataaaattatgattTTAGGAAAAATGAGTTTGGATGGTCTAATTTGTTATAACTTTCTATCAACGTTACAtcgaaattaaagaattagtaaGATAAAATATCAATAATTCAGTAAGTTAAATatgtatatcatattatataacacattatatacatatttatacatatatgtataaatatgtataattatttttattaattttataatttcaaatgctacatgattaataataaaaaagggaatAAAACTACAATTACATTTTCAACACGATTATAACAATACAAAATATCACTATCCTTGAAATTTcaacataatttttattgcaaattcACAATTTTATCAGATAAAGATAAACTATTTCCAAGgttatattaatttcaaatgcatttATACTAATACATGTAGAATGTAAATTACATATGTTAAATTCGATAAATAGAAACTAATTTTCTATTTGAAATTTAAATTGAAACAGTCCACTATAATACATGATAACCAATACAAAAAATTGATGTAAGTTTGGTACCAACATAATTGTACAAAAACATAGTACATatgtaacaataaataattcaaACATATTTGATATTAGATTTTAAAATGTATAACATGATCTCAAATAGTAAaacgaaaataataatttcatgttTATGTTATTCCTTGTGTATTTGTCAATCTAACCTGTTACGTCTTAGCAGTATTGTGATTGTAAATAATCTTCTTAAAATTGAAtatattaatagaaaaatatattgATGTGTCGAtagtgtaaaataataatatttagaaaAACGACTCGTATGCTACAGCAATTGGTAGAGGTCATTATCTTTATATAAACATGGAAACTTCTCAAACAACAGAAAATTTAAATGAAACTACTGATTCAACTGTGGTAAgttcaaaaatataaattaacatggataaaatatcttttttaatttaatgtttGTTGTGCCGTAATgatttattatttacattatagCCAAAATCATTGACACTTGAGGAAATATCGCAAGAAGAAATAAGTGGAGTAGCAATGCAAGATTTAAAGAAAAGTGAAGGTGTAGGTGAAATGTTGGAGAATTTTAAAGTTAAAGAATTACAAGAAAGTTCTGAAAATACCAATAGCAATACAAAAGAAGAAGAATCACAACATGTTAATCGTGTTTGTTATAAATGGGATATTCCATTGAAACAATTACGTGAAGCAGTTGAAGAGTATCAGCCGACTAAATCCTGTGAAAATTTTACAAAAGGTTGTCAGTGGTCACCTGATGGAACATGTTTATTAGTATCCTCAGAGGATTTTAATAACCGAATATATGAACTGCCACATGAATTTTATTCTGAGAAGATTCCCTTAAATGTAGAATCTACTAATATGACagcaatattaaatataaaagaaGGAGGTATTATATATGATACTTGTTGGTATCCTTACATGAATTCTTGGGAACCTGCAACCTGTTGTTTTTTGAGCACTAGTAGACAAAGCCCGATACACTTGTGGGATGCTTTCAATGGTGAATTAAGAGCAACATATAGGGCTTACAATCAGTTAGTAGcatgaattattttaatcactaTTTATTGAACTACAGTTTCGTAATAAAAGCTATGCTATGATAGTTTGTAATATTCAACTAAAGactatattaaaataaatcataatattgtaaatattttgtatacaaatatttataaacttGTATAATATCTACACACACTTTTCAATACTTTTTACTACTGCTgcattaaataataattgcagatataaaattattttaatttgtaatttaacctattgtaatttttaatttttatgtataaagtgttttaagaaatttttacacaatttttataatgattccaatgtaacattttatagtcAGAGAAAACCTTTACAgagctaaataattttatatcaaGCTATTTCTGATTAATATACTGATAACTatatagaaattttaatttaataaatatttttatctatgagaaatattttattttatgaaatcaCAAAATTAAATTTAAGTAGAAAAATTGTTTAGGAGCAAACAAAAGATACCTTTAcgtgtattattttattatattagagTGGatgaagtagaagcttcaattAGTGTGCAGTTTATTGATTCTGCAAAAGAATTATGGGCTGGTTACAAAAATGCTTTAAGATTTTTTGATATGGAACGTCCAGGTCGCCAAATAAATACTATTTATTTTAAGAAAGAATTTCCAAACGTTATTGGTCTAGTTTCCTGCATTAGAGAAAATCCAATCATGCCTGGACTAGTTGCTTTTGGTACATATTCTAAATGCATTGGTGAGTACTACAAATAAATTAGAAAACATTAATACTAGataatcaattttattatttatttattatatttatttatttattctcattatttatttatatttaatatttaggtTTATATAAAAACGGACCACTATGTTCTTTTCAAACTGGAAGTGGTGTAACTCAAATTGAATTTAGTCCTTGTGGTACAAAATTATTTTCAGCTGTTAGACGTAGTAATGAATTTTTATGCTGGGATCTTCGTAATCCTGGTACTGTACTTCACTCTTTTCAAGGACGCCAAGCTAATACAAATCAGAGAATACATTTCAATATTACACCTGATGCCAAACAATTAATTTCAGGTATGTGTATAAATAATTGAACTTCAAATTGTTATTAATTACAATGAGAATATTTGTTCGCTTTAGGTGGTACAGATGGAAACATTGTCATTTGGGAGTTATCAGAAAGTATAAATGATGCAAATCCTAATTTAACACATCAAATAAAATTATCTAGTGATTGTATAAATGGAGTAAGTTTACATAATACTTTACCAATACTTGCTACTAGTACAGGACAAAGATTATGTGATAGTAACAAAAGGGAAAGAGATAATAGTGTTAGATTATGGTCTCCGACTTCATAATCTTTTATAATTCATGGTATTGTATATAAACATTTCATTTACTATAATTGTACCATTCTGTGGTTTGAGGTACAATACCATTAGAGAATTATCAACACATCTCAATTTTCAAAt is from Megalopta genalis isolate 19385.01 chromosome 12, iyMegGena1_principal, whole genome shotgun sequence and encodes:
- the WDR79 gene encoding telomerase Cajal body protein 1 homolog, giving the protein METSQTTENLNETTDSTVPKSLTLEEISQEEISGVAMQDLKKSEGVGEMLENFKVKELQESSENTNSNTKEEESQHVNRVCYKWDIPLKQLREAVEEYQPTKSCENFTKGCQWSPDGTCLLVSSEDFNNRIYELPHEFYSEKIPLNVESTNMTAILNIKEGGIIYDTCWYPYMNSWEPATCCFLSTSRQSPIHLWDAFNGELRATYRAYNQVDEVEASISVQFIDSAKELWAGYKNALRFFDMERPGRQINTIYFKKEFPNVIGLVSCIRENPIMPGLVAFGTYSKCIGLYKNGPLCSFQTGSGVTQIEFSPCGTKLFSAVRRSNEFLCWDLRNPGTVLHSFQGRQANTNQRIHFNITPDAKQLISGGTDGNIVIWELSESINDANPNLTHQIKLSSDCINGVSLHNTLPILATSTGQRLCDSNKRERDNSVRLWSPTS